TGTGGCTGTGTCACTTCATTGTCGGTACTCTCCGAGAAGCTTAAAACTGACTGGCATCTGAAATTCTTTCACAGATAATGAATGCATTGCATAATTCATCTTATTCTTAAGATGAAAAGGGGTTAGGCTATTTGTGACAGCCTTTCAGAATAGAGACACTATATGACAGGTTAActgctaaactgatcctagatcagcacttctacacTGAGGCACTATGAAGATGAGCCCTGCTTCTCATTGCAACATATTTCCAAAGGACATTTTCATAGTGCTAAATAATTGTGGGAAGTGCAAAAAATGCCATAACCCTCATTATATAATCTGGCAGCATACTTTAATTAGGAACTTTTCTTCAACAATGtgttatatttttaaaaaaaaaaaaggtaatCACCTGCAAGATGAGGTTGACAGTAATTTGACATTGCACAATTATTTTGCATTACGAAAACATCGACCTTTGTCTGTCAGATTTAACAGTATTATGATACAATCAATGTAGAAATGATATACAAACAAGTGATTTCACTTCATCTTTAAGACACATCTTCACATTTTACACATCAACATCATACAGTCACATAACTCCTTCCATGCCCAGAATCTCTGTTAAGGCATTACTCTTTTTTGGTGGATGTAATGAATGGCAAACATaactttaaaaaataacaataaaaagTGTCTGTCACATAGCAATATGGTGAACACTGGGGGCGTGCCAAATTTGAAATATTGGGCAAGTTTGTTTTGCATCTCCCAGTGACTTGGGGGGGTGGAGATTTCACTTTAGGaccaatggaatggtctaaaATAGACAAAACTCTGCCCATCCGGGGTACCAGGAGATGCATGTGAACTCAGCCCATTGATGAAAATGTACCCACATCCACACATTCTGAATTGGTCCTTGGCACAGTTAGCAACCCTAACATTTAAGGGTTTTGGTTAAAGGCTAATATGTCCCACCTCTGTGTTTCAAGGACAATGTTTCACTCCATAGTGAATGAACAGTAATGTTGCATATCAAACATTTTATTCCGCAATAATAACATAAAACTTCCTGGAATAGTACAAACATTCAAAAAGGACTTTGTTTTGATCCATAATTCTTAAAGTGCAAAGCAATGCTTCCACAGGAAAAAATACAATACTTTTTGAAAATACCATTAACGCATTGCCAAGCAGTGACTGCATTGCAGTATGTGAGCAATAAAAGCTGGGGAGTGTTCATTAGGCACTGAAGGGAAGAAAATGACAGGGAAGGACAACTAGAGTTGTTCAATAAGAAACactaattttattttttatttttacaacgTTTTTCCAttgcgtgccctaatgaacacaaccttaGTAACACCTCACATTACAGTAGCCTCAGATCAGTCTAACTTCAGTAGAGTAACTGAAGTTCCTGATACATTCAGCTATTCACGCTTTAGCCAAGTCATTATTCAGAAAAGATAGACAGTACTATGCCTACAAGTTTGCACAGGCCTACTGACCAGACGGACCAGTCACTTGACAGCAGACGACCAATCTCAACTCCAGGACCTtgattcacaaaacacttcgaaagtCTCTTTATCTGAAGATACTGCAATGTATTTGGTGAGTGACAGGACAGGTCAGATGGACAGGTCAGTATCTGGAGTGTCTGACATAGCTCGGGGACTGGTAGGACTGATGGCACCACACTCCTCGGGGATACTGTGGGAGGAGTCCCCGTTCACACTGGCATTGAGACACAGCACAGCAGTGCCTGTATGGATGAGACAAAATGGAGACCAGGCTCATTTTCAGCAGGAGAATACAGGAGAAAGTATTTTGAAATGGAGGTGCCTCGTCATACATGAACTTGTCCAATTAGAACCCAAAGTGTTTAGGTACGTTGTGCCCTCCCCTACTACACACCAGCCCCGACTAACAACTTAGAAAAAGGGAATGTATGTGTGCAAGAGAAATACTGAACTAACATAACAAAAtgctaaaaaaatacattttttatttatttcacctttacttaaccaggtaggctagttgagaacaagttctcatttacaactgcgacctggccaagataaagcaaagcagtgcgacacaaacaacacagagttacacatggaataaacaaacatacagtcaataacacaatagaataaaagtttatatacagtgtgtgcaaattaggtaagataagggaggtaaggcaataaataggccataatggcaaaataattacaatttagcaattaaacactgaagtgatagatgtgcagaagatgaatgcgCAAGaacagatactggggtgcaaaggagcaaaaataaataacagtatggggatgcggtagttggatgggctatttacagatgggctatgtacaggtgcagtgatctgtgagctgctctgacagctggtgcttaaagttcgTGAGGGAGATACGAGTCTCCattttcagtgatttttgcaattcattccagtcattggcagcagagaactggaaggaaaggcggccaaaagaggaattggctttgggggtgaccagtgaaatatatctgctggagcgcttGCTACTGGTGGGTGCtgtatggtgaccagtgagctgagataaggcgaggctttacctagcaaagacttgttgatgacctggagccagtgggtctggcgacaaatatgaaccgagggccagccaacaatagcatacaggtcgcagtggtgggtaatatatggggctttggtgacaaaacggatggcactgtgatagactgcatccaatttcctgagtagagtgttgaggctattttataaatgacattgccgaagtcaaggatcggcaggatagtcagttttacgagggtatgtttggcagcacgagtgaaggatgcttggttgtgaaataggaagccgattctagatttaattttggattggagatgcttaatgtgagtctggaaggagagtttacagtctaaacagacacatattctaagtcagaaccgttcaaagtagtgatgctggatgggcgggcaggtgcgggcagcgatcggttgaagtgcATGCATTTATTTTTACTTCCATTtaggagcagttggaggccatggaaggagagttggaTGGCATTGaatctcgtctggaggttagttaacacagtgtccaaagaagggtccgaattatacagaatggtgtcgtaaAGGGTAGAGGTGGGATCAAggaatcacctgcagcaagagcgacatcattgatatatagagAAAAATGGGTCAGCCCGAGAAGAGACTACCacaccgtgcttctacaactgcattgcttgctgtttggagttttaggctgggtttctgtacagcactttgatatatcagctgatgtaagggggttatataaatcaatttgatttgataccagaggtccggacaacaggtcctCTGATTTGACATgttgaactctatctgagaagaagttggtgaactaggcgaggcagtcatttgagaaaccaaggctgttgagtctgccgataagaatgtggtgattgacagagtcgaatgccttggccaggtcgatgaatacagctgcacagtattgtctcttatcgatggtggatatgatatcatttaggaccttgagcgaggctgaggtgcaccaatgaccagctcggaaaccagattgcatagcagagaaagtacggtgggattcaaaatggtcagtgatctgtttgttaacttggctttcgaggaccttagaaaggcagggtaggaatATGAATAAATCAAATGAAAACACATGGAAGATGTCTTGTATGTGAATTCACAAACGTAGAGTCTGAGAAGTGACATAATTTGGTAATTACTGTAATGTTTGAGGGGAGcagtgtgcgtgtatgtgtttgTTCGTTCAAATATCTCTTACGGTCCATCTCATAAACACAGCTGTCACTGTGAGCCTCTGTGTCCGAACAAGTCCGTATCCTCCTCTGGGTTGACCTTTGACCTGATAACACACCCTCCTTTGGCGGGAGACCAGACCTGGAAATGACAACGGCTTCACTTAGAAACACAGCTCCAGGGTGAATTTTCCCCTagatacagatctaggatcagcttccccaaCCCTAACCATTAGTGGAGGAAATATAAAACTGTCCCAAGATCAGCGTCTAAGGACAAATTCACTCTACACCTAGAAGCACACCGGTAATGACAAGGACCTTTGTAGTAGAACCAGCGGAATGTTTTCTGTACGCAATAATACCTGTCGAAGTTGTACGTGCCCGGGTAACTTATGGACCGCTTCATCTGCAAATGAAAAAAGGAAATGGACACCGTTAGTACTTGTGCCTATCACTGAATATTAAGGACTTTAAATTGACAAAATATTATTCCTATATTGTGCCTATTCACAGCAGCATAAAAGCGAACATCCGTAATTGTGGTATATTCCAAAACGGGTGTATAAAAAAGTAAGTAGCATAGGAAACTAAAACACAGTCTTTGTTCAAGTCTACAGAAACGACTTAGTATCTTGTTCAAACAACTTTTAGTATCTTTTTCAAACAATTATCTAATTTGTCATTCAAACGGTAGTACCTATTTAGAAACAAATTAGTATAAGTAGTTTCAACCACTTATCTTGTTTGAATGACAATTGTTATTTTGTCTAATTAGACCTCATTTGTTAGCTTGTCAGACCATGTAATGGTTGTTGCAGCCATTCCATCCATTGATATGATTATTAATTGACAGTTCTTTGATCGTGCAGAGCTGCTTTTGAATGCCAGAGCATGTAAGTAGGCCGCAGAGCGTAATTTgagcagattttttaaatgttgtcgGCCTTCTCTCCCACTCCAATGTCACTCTGGTACTGCTCAGCCACAAGCTCGGGCATGCCCCACCAAGCATTTTGTTTCCTTTATCACTATTTCAATTAGGCCTATTCGGTTGTAATCATTTAGCCTACTCCACCCACCGTAGTAGTCTATATCTAGTTTATATTCTACTTTCTAACTGTAGGAAATGTAATTTCAATTTTGAAGGACTTCAAATGTATTAACATATGTTTTAGGTAGGCAATACATAGGCTACTGTCAAatgtttttcttggaatagaaacaccataacataaatCAATTTAATTAAGCTAAAATATCAGaaataaaaagtaaataaaaggccactatgaGCTTCTTTTCATAAATAATCATCTCAAACTGCCAGTCAATTGATTTGTGCGCAGCAACAAGCACCAACAAGCTTCACATGTGCAATGAGTGTGGGAAATGTGCTCGACAAATATATTCTAATTATTATAAAAAGACAGAAAAATACACATGTAAAAGCTTAATTACATAAAGGAATATTAGTGAGAATATAGACAAGAGAAAGTAATATATTTGAAAAGCCTCAAATTGAAAAAAAATGCATTGATAAAGCCGCCCCCGTGTGTGGATGTTATTTAAGTAGGGACCGGCACGGAGTTCAGCAGGACCGTGTCAAAAGGCTGCATCTTCGTAGGCCTACACTTCACCACTGCTGGAGGGAATACACAGCCGTCCTTGACTGTGAGCTAGAATTTAAATGTTGAATTTAAATGTGTGCGACACTACACGTAAACAATAGAATCAATGTAGGGAGGTAACGCGATAAGGAAATTGCTTTAGACTGCATTTACCGGTAGGACTAGTTATCTTGCGCGCTCTGGTAGAGAAATAgcctgtttaatagtagcctaaAGTAAAGTATCCATCACCAACAAATTCAGGAATTTCAGAGATAATAGGCTGGTTTATGCTGCGAACAACATGCTTTTATCAGCCTACCAGAATCACCTACAAAAACAGGGTTGTGATAGGCCTTTAATTTAATTGTTCTAGCCCACAGTTTATAAAAACAGGGAAAAAATTGATTTAAATCACTGAAATAAAATGAAGCGATAGTAAACTTTGTGTTGGCTAATGGTTTACTGAAACATAAAGGAAGGTATCTGATTTTCAACAGCACCGATGACAATAACCTATTAACTTGATGGAaaggcaaaaaaatatatattgatttgaaCGCATCCTTGAGAAGGAGCACTTGAGGGAGAACCATGTGTGATGGATGGAGTGTTGCTAAATAAATCCTTGCATTGCAGGGATCCacttgatttttgaatgactacctcatctatgtacctcacacatacagataattgtcccacagtcgagcagtgaatttcaaacacagtttcaaccacaaagaccagggaggttttcctatGCCTCCCAAAGAagtgcacctattggtagatggatacattttttttaaacagacattgaatatccttttgagcatggtgaagttattaattacactttggatagtgcatcaacacacacagtcactacaaaaatacaggcatccttcccAACTTAGTTGTCAGGGATTTCAGCACGAGGCTAATGGTGACTTTaagacagttacagagtttaatggctgtgataggagaaaactgaggatcaatcaacaacattgtagttactccacaatgctaacctaattgacagagtgaaaaggaagcctggacagaataaaaatattccaaaacatgcatcctgtttgcaacaaggcactaaagtaataatgcaaaaaaatatgGCAAAGCAATTCCATTTTTTCCTgattacaaagtgttatgtttggggcaaatccaatacaacacattactgagtaccactctccatatgtgcaagcatagtggtggctgcatcatgttttgggtatgcttgtcatcattaaggactggtgagtttttcaggataaaaagaaacagaatggagctaagcacaggcaaaatcctagagaaaaacctggttcagtctgctttccactagacactgggagattaattcaactttcagcaggacaataacctaaaacacaaggccaaatctacactggagttgttaaCCATGTTcatgagtggccgagttacagtttttacttaaatctgcttgaaaatctattggCAAGACAtcaaaatggttgtctagcaatgatcaacaaccaatttgacagcatttgaagaatttagaaaagaATAACgagcaaatattgcacaatccaggtgaggaaagctcttagagacttacccaaaaagactcacatctgtaattgctcccaaagatgattctaacatgtattaactcaggaggttgaatacttatctaatcaagatattagTGTTTCAATTGTGAATCATTTATTACAAATGTtataatttttcttccactttgactttacaaagtattttgtgtagacCGTTTCCATTTTAATCcgactttgtaacacaacaaaatgttgaaaaagtcaaggggtgtaaatactttctgaaggtattgTAATTAAACAGTATTTTAGGGAGTGCAGATTACCAGCGTAGAGCTGTTTTTACACAATAATCTGTGTTCTCTTTTGGTGATATCATCATTGCGCATGCCCTTGGTGAGTGTGTTAGATTACAGCCAAACATTGTTTTGTCGAGTTAGTAGTGAGTCTCTTATAGAACTTGGATAATTAAGTTGCCTGAGTAATTCAGTTTTATAGACAGGATATTCTTGTACAGTAAAAGCACCTCTCTTGTCCACTGGGTGGAAGGTTATAGAGGTGTCATTCGGCGGGTAAAGTTATTCCTAACATGGGGAATATGAAAtgcaaatctttgaaattgttgcatgttgagtttatattctTGTTCAGCATACATAGGGGACTGTATAGCTGTGCTTTGGATCAAGTCAAGCAAGGATGCAGCAGATAAAATTAGGCACCAAATGGGAGAAAACGGATTGAAACGGAGTGACAACCTGTAATCTTCCAATACGAAATGCTCATTTTGCAATATGTTTTAAAACGTCTGTtgcatgccctaatgaacaccCCTGTGATGAAGCTGTACAGAGTatggtgaagttgcccctagacattGATCATGGGTGAAGTTTTGCATTTGCCCCACCAATTGGATTGGGGAGGGGAATCTGATCcaagatctgtacctaggggaaacttcactcCGGAGCTAGACAGTACATTGAATACCATCCTACCCGGGCCATCTGTATTGGGGACGGAGAAACAGGGGACATCATCATGTCATCTGGAGGGTTCAACAGCACCATGTCTGTCTTGAACTTGGAGTTGGCCATCTTCATACATTCTTCCAGTGTTTTGATGAAGGTGTTACACGTGGCACTCAGTAAAGAGGACGCCTCATTCAGAGTCTGGAGCAACAAAGAAAAGACAAGGAGAGGCAAATCAGTCAACTACAATTGGAGATAGGGCACGGACGAAAATACAATTCATAAATATACACGGACGAAAATACAATTCATAAATATACACAATATTAAGCCTAATATATTACTACATGTGCCTCAGGCTTTCTTAGCTGGTGTGAAGAAACTACTCCTTAAATTGGCAACACAATTTGTTTCTAAAAAGGGCTTGAAGAGTTTACAATGCTCCAAACTACAACCATTTAGCCACATTTCACGACCCTTTGACTTGGTAGTGaaggttacatttttaaaattgGACATACCGGTGAGAGTTGCACATTTTAGCTGGTCACCTCAATCAAAACTTCAAGATGTTTTGGGTGGATAAACCCATGCTTTTGTCAAACAGTAAAGTGCATTATCCTCATGGTTCCTGTCATGAAATTGTCTGCCCTGCCACTGTGCCTGTTTTGACAGGGCCGGCTGATGCAATGAGTGAGTCTCTCACACCCTCTTCTCCCCCCCTCGTGCACCCCGAAAAATGCATTATGATtgtataacatttaaaaaatgcaatAGCGGGGGTAAAACAACTTTGGAAGCAAGCCACTGTCCAtgcaagaaagagaggaggaactCGGCTTCCTGTAGGTATActttttatttctcaactctcAATATTTAGCTCAAAGCACACAGTTTTACAATCAAGATGTCTGATATGGCTT
The window above is part of the Oncorhynchus gorbuscha isolate QuinsamMale2020 ecotype Even-year linkage group LG21, OgorEven_v1.0, whole genome shotgun sequence genome. Proteins encoded here:
- the plekha3 gene encoding pleckstrin homology domain-containing family A member 3 is translated as MEGVLYKWTNYMTGWQPRWFVLDDGIISYYDSQDDVCKGSKGSIKMSVCEIKVHPTDNNRLELIIPGEQHFYVKAVNAAERQKWLVALGSSKAGLADTRANKEKEITETTESLKTKMSELRLYCDLLMQQVHTIQESVGQEDQERDYSNSSSETLNEASSLLSATCNTFIKTLEECMKMANSKFKTDMVLLNPPDDMMMSPVSPSPIQMARMKRSISYPGTYNFDRSGLPPKEGVLSGQRSTQRRIRTCSDTEAHSDSCVYEMDRTAVLCLNASVNGDSSHSIPEECGAISPTSPRAMSDTPDTDLSI